The following proteins are encoded in a genomic region of Bacteroidota bacterium:
- a CDS encoding acetyl-CoA carboxylase biotin carboxyl carrier protein subunit, with product MEKETEIKPKNKSIIIDGGKYITQFSKKFENRKNWEKPDEKKLAAFIPGTILKLFVKNDQKVKKGSKLLIIEAMKMQNKLLAPFNGKIKKIHVAEGQAVPKNELLIEFE from the coding sequence ATGGAAAAAGAAACTGAAATAAAGCCAAAAAATAAATCGATTATTATTGATGGGGGTAAATATATTACTCAATTTTCAAAGAAATTCGAGAATCGCAAAAATTGGGAAAAGCCTGATGAGAAAAAATTAGCTGCATTTATTCCAGGAACCATTTTGAAATTATTTGTTAAGAATGATCAAAAGGTCAAGAAAGGCAGCAAACTTCTTATCATTGAAGCTATGAAAATGCAGAACAAACTATTGGCTCCATTTAACGGGAAAATAAAAAAGATTCATGTTGCTGAAGGGCAAGCAGTTCCTAAAAACGAACTTCTTATTGAGTTTGAATAA
- a CDS encoding acyl-CoA carboxylase subunit beta: MGLKRKIRELQKRKEEVFQGGGEKAIAKQAALGKLTARTRILTLLDKESFHEYDLFVAHEARDFNMDKKTLHGDGVIIGTGKIYGAPVCIYAQDFTVAGGSLGLMHARKITKIMDHAMKMRVPLIGINDSGGARVQEGVNSLAGYGEIFFRNTLASGVIPQISVILGPCAGGAVYSPALTDFVFVVENISKMFITGPEVIKTVLGEEISMEELGGAKVHSQITGNAHFFAKTESECFDQIKRLIKFIPWNNKQKARPFPSKKPLREYKIENIVPSDPKQPYDILDVIKSLVDDSDFFEIQKDWAQNIVIGFGRLDGETIGFVANQPLVLAGVLDVDSSDKAARFIRFCNAFSIPIVTLVDLPGYLPGVDQEHAGVIRHGAKILYAYCEASVPKISVILRKAYGGGYIAMNSRHLRADFVFAWPAAEIAVMGPEGAANIIFRKEISEAENPEEMRKLKVKEYKEKFANPYVAAAKGYVDTVIEPVETRKFLLHAIEVSVNKAVPIPNKKHGIPPF; the protein is encoded by the coding sequence ATGGGACTTAAACGTAAAATTCGGGAACTTCAGAAAAGGAAAGAAGAAGTATTTCAAGGGGGCGGAGAAAAAGCTATTGCTAAACAAGCAGCATTAGGAAAGCTTACAGCGAGAACAAGAATTTTAACACTTCTCGATAAAGAATCGTTTCACGAATACGACCTTTTTGTAGCTCACGAAGCCAGAGATTTTAATATGGATAAAAAAACTCTGCATGGCGACGGAGTAATTATTGGTACCGGAAAAATTTATGGAGCGCCTGTTTGTATTTATGCACAAGATTTTACAGTAGCAGGAGGTTCATTAGGCTTGATGCACGCCCGTAAAATTACAAAAATTATGGATCATGCTATGAAAATGCGTGTTCCTTTAATTGGAATTAATGATTCGGGTGGGGCAAGAGTTCAGGAAGGAGTAAATTCTTTGGCCGGCTATGGTGAGATATTTTTCAGGAATACTCTGGCTTCCGGTGTAATACCTCAAATTTCAGTAATTTTAGGTCCTTGTGCAGGAGGTGCAGTATATTCTCCTGCTCTCACAGATTTTGTTTTTGTGGTTGAAAATATATCGAAAATGTTCATTACAGGTCCTGAAGTAATTAAGACTGTACTCGGTGAAGAAATTTCGATGGAAGAACTTGGAGGAGCAAAAGTACATAGCCAAATTACAGGAAATGCTCATTTTTTTGCTAAAACAGAAAGTGAATGTTTCGATCAAATAAAAAGACTTATCAAATTTATTCCATGGAATAATAAGCAAAAAGCCAGACCATTTCCATCGAAAAAACCTTTGCGGGAATACAAAATCGAAAATATTGTTCCATCAGATCCAAAGCAACCATACGATATATTAGATGTAATAAAATCTCTGGTTGACGATTCCGATTTTTTCGAAATACAAAAAGATTGGGCACAAAACATAGTAATAGGTTTTGGCCGATTAGATGGCGAAACAATTGGCTTTGTAGCGAACCAACCATTGGTATTAGCCGGAGTTCTTGATGTTGATTCTTCTGATAAAGCAGCCCGTTTCATCAGATTTTGCAATGCATTTAGTATTCCAATTGTTACTTTGGTCGATTTGCCAGGTTATCTGCCGGGCGTTGATCAAGAACATGCAGGAGTTATTAGGCACGGAGCAAAGATACTTTATGCTTATTGTGAAGCCTCTGTTCCAAAGATTTCAGTTATTCTCAGAAAAGCTTATGGTGGAGGATATATTGCAATGAATTCGAGACATTTGCGAGCCGATTTTGTTTTTGCATGGCCGGCTGCTGAAATTGCAGTTATGGGACCTGAAGGAGCAGCAAATATCATTTTCAGAAAAGAAATTTCAGAGGCAGAAAATCCTGAAGAAATGCGAAAACTTAAGGTTAAAGAATATAAAGAGAAATTTGCAAATCCATATGTTGCTGCTGCGAAAGGATATGTCGATACTGTTATTGAGCCTGTTGAAACCAGAAAATTCTTGCTTCATGCAATAGAAGTTTCTGTAAATAAAGCAGTTCCAATTCCAAACAAAAAACATGGAATCCCACCATTCTAA
- the arsM gene encoding arsenite methyltransferase yields MPKEIKDTVKEKYAEIVQSEKSCCCGCGTDNIFPDGSTDFSKDYSEISGYEKDADYGLGCGIPTGFVSIKKGDTVVDLGSGAGNDAFVARRFVGETGKVIGVDFTEAMIVKANENNKKLGYKNVEFRYGDIEKLPVENKSADIVISNCVMNLVPDKNKAFSEVHRILKEHGKFSISDIVVSGNLPDKLRKSASLYVGCVAGAINKQDYLNIIEKSGFKNVKILDEKLYILPEGLVKQYLSLEEYEIYLNSDAKILSITVCAEK; encoded by the coding sequence ATGCCGAAAGAAATTAAAGATACAGTAAAAGAAAAATATGCAGAAATAGTACAATCAGAAAAATCCTGTTGTTGCGGATGTGGTACCGATAATATTTTCCCTGATGGAAGTACTGATTTTAGTAAGGATTATTCAGAAATTTCTGGTTACGAAAAAGATGCTGATTATGGTCTTGGTTGCGGAATTCCAACCGGATTTGTCAGCATAAAAAAAGGCGACACAGTTGTTGATTTGGGCTCTGGTGCCGGAAACGATGCTTTTGTTGCAAGGAGATTTGTTGGTGAAACAGGCAAAGTTATTGGTGTTGATTTTACTGAGGCTATGATAGTTAAAGCCAATGAGAATAACAAAAAGCTTGGATATAAAAATGTCGAATTTCGTTATGGAGACATTGAAAAACTTCCTGTGGAAAACAAGTCTGCTGATATTGTGATTAGTAATTGTGTTATGAATCTTGTCCCTGACAAGAACAAAGCCTTTTCAGAGGTTCACAGGATTTTGAAAGAGCATGGGAAATTTAGCATCTCTGATATTGTAGTCTCGGGAAATTTGCCCGATAAGTTAAGAAAATCGGCTTCATTATATGTCGGTTGTGTCGCAGGTGCAATCAACAAACAGGACTATTTAAATATTATTGAAAAATCGGGATTTAAAAATGTAAAAATTCTTGATGAGAAACTTTACATATTACCCGAAGGACTTGTAAAACAGTACCTTTCGCTAGAAGAGTATGAGATTTACCTTAATAGTGATGCAAAAATTCTAAGCATCACAGTTTGTGCTGAAAAATGA